The genomic segment TAAGCTCAACTGCTTCGTCGAAAGTATAAGTAATAGTTTTTGCAGATTCATCGTGAGCAAGAGTAGTGACAGTCGGTGCAACTCTATCTCCCGCTACGATCAATTTGTAAGTGACAGTAGTTTCATTGCCTGCCAGATCTTTTATTTTTCCTTCGAGGACATAGGTTCCTAATGGATAATCGTCTGGTATCGTCATATCGACATCTGTCGAAATAAGATCATGCTTGGCGGCATCAACTAATTTTGTCGTATCACCGTTGATGTAAACAAAAGGTTTGGCGCCATCAACCGCGTCTTTGAGATAAGTCAGGAAAGGTTCTGGCGTTCCTCTGTTTGTGTAATATGCTTTCAGGTCAGTGGCACTGACAGTTGAGCTCTTCAGAGTCAAGCCAAAATATTCTGATGCTAATGTTTCATCAGCAGAAGTGTCGGCTCTGAATTGAATTAAATGATTTGTTGAGGCGACATTGTTTGTACTCAAAGTAAAACCATTTGCGACATCGCCAGACATAACATTTCCATCAGCAGTAAATCCAACAGTGGTTAGAGTTGGAGCGACTGGAGAGACTTTAAATACTTGATTTGCACCTCCCTTAGCGATTCTGTTGCCTGCCAAGTCTGTGATGCTATAACCCCAGGCATCGACTACATAATACGCATCTGCAGGTTTTTCCAGATTTCCGGAGTAAGTAACTGTGAGAGTTGTTTTATTTGCGTCTAAGCTGGCTGATTCGATATTGCCTACTTTCGTATTCGTATAATCTCCAGTCGCAGGATCGATCTCGTAAATTCCAAGTAAATCTTTATCCAAAGGCGTAACTTCTTGGTTAGATTGGTTTATAAGTTGAACTGGTTCGTCGAAAGTGTAGGTGATTGTTCCTGCAACGCTACCGTCGACTGAAACTACCGTTGGGGCAACCTTATCGCCTGCAATTGTAAATATCTGGTTCAAGGCTGGTGCCATTCTGTTGCCAACTAAGTCGGTAATTTTGTATCCCCAAGCGTCTACAACATAACTTGCATCGGAACTTTTAGCTAAAGTTCCATCATATTTGATGGTTAAAGTGTTACCAACTAAGTCAGCTGAATTAATTGTGTTTGTTGTAATTGTATCTAATCCATAAGCTCCGGTAGCGACATCTGCTTCGTAGATAGCAAGCTTATCAGTGGTTAAAGTGGTAAGCGTACCATCATTTTCTGTTAGGTGCATCGGCTCGCTAAAGATATAGGTAATTGTTCCTGCAATGCTACCGTCGACTGAGACTACAGTCGGCGCAACTTTCTCAACTTTAAATACTTGTGTTAGGTCTGCAACCATCTTGTTTTCTGCTAGGTCTGTAATATTTAAACCCCAGGCATCAACAACATATTGCATATCTGTTGTGCCTTCAAGATTACCTGTGTATTGAATAGTCATTGTTTTGCCATCATCACTCAAGATAGCTGATGTGATTGTTCCAACTTTAGCTACATCATCTTGGTATTCTACATGAGTAGAATAATCAGTTAATTCATAGATACCTAAACTAGAAGCGTAGCCTGTTGTCGCATCGGGTGTAATTAGTGCCGTTTTGTCGGCGTTCATTAATTGAACTGGCTCGCTGAAGGTATATGTGATTGTTCCTCCTGCCGCTGTTCCAGACTGAGTAACGGTTGCAGTTGGCAGATCGATATCCTCCGCGTAAGCGACCGGCACCATCCCGATAGAAAACTGACACATCAACGCAAAAAATGTTGCGAGTGCGGCAGCGCGTCGAGGGAGAGATGGGTGGGACATTTTAGGGTGGGTTAATTTTAGAAAGTAATTAATTCCATTTTGGAAAACTCCAGACTTAGGTCTGGGTGGCTTTTTCCGCACCCTAGCTCGCGACACCGCTACGGATGATGAAGACCTAGGATGTCTCATAGTAGAGAGAGTTAGTGGATGCGAAAGAAAGGAATATCTAGCCGCCGCGTACCGAGATCGCTAGATGATTATTAATTTTTGTTTACCAGCATTTAATTACGAATTACGATAAAAAAGGAACTTGATTGTGGAACCAGCGAGAATCACTGTCAACGCTAAACCGTATAATAAAAGTGTTCTCTGCATTTCACGCCATGGCAAGAAGGTCAGACCTAAGCGCACAATTCCTAGAGAATATCTTTTTGAACACAAATGTTATTCTTAGGGGAAATTGAAAAATTTTGAGTCAAAACGCGTACGCGCGTACAAAAAGATTCGCCAAGCATTTTTGCCCCGCAACCTTGCTTGAGTATTATCTCGAAACTTCGGCTTCATGCTGCGCTCGTTCGACCATGAATCGCACTCCTTCAGCCATATGCTCGACTTCGAGCTTGATGCGAGGATACTTGCGGTGGAACACGCGAAAAACTTCATCGGCGAAAGCCTGTCCGACCGTCGGGACTTTAGCAAAATCAAAAACAATGATTTTGAACTTTTCGAGACCAGCGAGGACTCTGCGCGCCTGCGAACGAGAGATGTGCACACCGCCGAGTGCGTAGAGCTTCACGCGAATTTCCGTCTTGTCGAAACCGTAATCGCTCCCTCCGGCGAGATTCGTGTATTGCTTGAAAACCGCGTCCAAATGTTGCTTTGATTTAAGCGAGATTTGAAATGTCACGCGCGTGCCGCGCTTGAGCTTCTTCACAGTCTTCACGAAAACATCGGGCAAATTATTGTCCACGATCATTTGATAGCCGAAGCTATCCAGCGTAAATAAATCCCCCGCCTTCGAAGTAAAAAAAATCCCCTCGCCCGAATGCGACTTCGGCATGGTCGTCGTCTTGCCTTTCAAAATATCCTGCATCGCTTCGAATTCCGACCGGAGCTTCCGCTCGCGCATCACATTCCGAAAGACACCGATGCCTGAATCTTGGATGATGAAAGTAAGCATTTTGCCGGAAAGAGAAACTTCCACGCCGATCCGAGCCGACTTGGAATGCTCGATGGCATTATTCAGCATCTCCGAAAAAGCGTAGGTGAAAATGCTGTTGATGTTATCAGGCAGTTTTTTTAATTTCGGAAAGGCGCGCTCAATCTGAGCAAACACTTTGTGTTCCTCCAGGTCTTTATTTTTGAATGTCTTGAGATACTGCGCAGAAAATACTTCCTGATGAGCTTTCGCCTGCGCTGGCAGCACATAAAACGCATAGCGCGTCACTCCGAATTTTATAAGTTTGCCGTCCGTCACCAGTCCTTTGATCAAGCGATTCAGATACTGCCGCGAGGCTGAAAAATGCTGCGCCAAATCAGCCACCGTGACTTTCCCTTTTTGCTTGGCGATTGCGAGGATTTTTTCCTTGATAGTCATCTTGTCCTTGTAAACTCATTGACAACCAAAGTATATTCCATTGACAACCCATTGTCAACCAAAGTGCTTTTCATTGACAACCTATCACCCTCCGAACCCATGACCAATCACCCTCCGAACCCATGACCAATGACCAATGACTCATGACCCTCCGAACCCATGAACAATGACTCAACAACTCGAAGACTTAAAACCCGAATCTCGAAACCCAGGGACATGGAGCATGAAGCATGAAACATGGAACATGAAGCATGGAGAGAATTTTCAAGTTTCGAATTTACGAAATAGTTTTCAAGTCTCAAGCTCCAATCATTTAAATTTCAGTGGTTTTAATTCTTTGATTTTTGAAATTTGGAATTTATTTGAAAATTTGTAAATTCCGTAAATTGGAAAATTACCAACTGACCAATTGACCCACCGAACCCAATAACCAATAACCCTCCGAACCCTCCGAACCAACTGACTCAATGACTTAACAACTCAAAGACTTAACAACTCAAAGACTCAAAGACTTAATGACTTAAACCGCCTCCCCGTGCTGACTAAGATCGAGACCCATTTCTTCCTGTTCCTCGCTGACGCGAAGCGGTTTGACTAGATTCGTAATTTTGAAAAGTAAGTAAGAAGCGACGAAAGCAAAAGCGGCGACGCCGATCAGCGCGATGATGTGAATTTCGAAGGTCGCGGTCTTGCCGTAAATCAAACCCACATCTTTCGCGAAAATTCCCGTCGCGATCATGCCGACGACACCACCGAGACCGTGGCAAGGAAAGACATCGAGCGTGTCGTCTAAATTAGTTTTGGACCGCCACGCCACCGCGAGATTGCTGACCAGACTCGCGATCATGCCGATGAAGATACTTTGACCGACGGTGACAAATCCCGCCGCTGGCGTGATTGCCACGAGACCGACCACCGCACCGATACAGGCACCGAGTGCCGAAGGTTTGCGTCCGAGCGCCGCATCCCAAAAAACCCAAGTGATTGCCGCGGCTGCGGAAGCTGTATTCGTCGTCGCGAAAGCGAGGACGGCTGTGGCAGAAGCACCGAGCGCCGAGCCGGCATTGAAGCCGAACCAACCGAACCAGAGCAGACCCGTACCAAGCAGGACATAAGGAATGTAAGCCGGACCAGCTTTTTCTCGGCGTAAATGAGATTTGCGTCGACCGAGCACCATCGCACCCGCGAGCGCGGCGAAACCCGCCGACATGTGCACCACTGTCCCGCCCGCGAAATCGAGCACTCCCAGCTGACGCAGCAAACCGTCGGGATGCCAGGTCATGTGTGCGAGTGGTGTGTAGATGAATAAGGTGAATAAAATCATGAAGAGAATGTAGGAGGAAAATCTCATGCGCTCAGCAAAAGCGCCGGTGATAAGAGCCGGTGTGATGATGGCAAATTTGAGCTGAAAAAAAGCAAACAGCATCAGCGGAATCGTCGGCGCGAGCGCGGGATGCGTCTCGAGACCCACGCCGCCGAACATGAAGAAAGTGAGTGGATTGCCGATGATGCCACCGAGACTGTCGCCGAAAGCCAGCGAAAATCCGACGACCACCCAGAGAATGCTAATCACGCCCATCGCGATGAAACTTTGGAGCATGGTCGAAATCACATTCTTCTTGCTGACCATGCCGCCGTAGAAGTAAGAAAGTCCCGGCGTCATGAGCAGCACCAAAGCCGTGGCAGTGAGCATCCACGCGACATCTGCCGGATTGACCGCTTCGCCAATCACGCTCTGCGGCGCGGGCGTGTAAAAAACTCCAAGGAGAGCAACCAAGAAGACCAAACCGAAGGCCGTTTTCCAAAAGAGTTTCATGGTAATTTTGATTAAAGAATAAAATTCTAATTATAGGAATAGATTTACGCGAATTTTTTAAAAAACAGAGTAATCTTATCCTAATTTTAAAAAAAATTAAGAGAATTATCTTGACTTAATTTTTATTCTATTGCTTTTTATGCATAATTTATGCGTATTTGGCAAGTTTTTTACGACAAAATCCACTGATTTAAGATTTTAGACACGCGGAAAAAATCCTCCACTGC from the Patescibacteria group bacterium genome contains:
- a CDS encoding ammonium transporter, with translation MKLFWKTAFGLVFLVALLGVFYTPAPQSVIGEAVNPADVAWMLTATALVLLMTPGLSYFYGGMVSKKNVISTMLQSFIAMGVISILWVVVGFSLAFGDSLGGIIGNPLTFFMFGGVGLETHPALAPTIPLMLFAFFQLKFAIITPALITGAFAERMRFSSYILFMILFTLFIYTPLAHMTWHPDGLLRQLGVLDFAGGTVVHMSAGFAALAGAMVLGRRKSHLRREKAGPAYIPYVLLGTGLLWFGWFGFNAGSALGASATAVLAFATTNTASAAAAITWVFWDAALGRKPSALGACIGAVVGLVAITPAAGFVTVGQSIFIGMIASLVSNLAVAWRSKTNLDDTLDVFPCHGLGGVVGMIATGIFAKDVGLIYGKTATFEIHIIALIGVAAFAFVASYLLFKITNLVKPLRVSEEQEEMGLDLSQHGEAV
- a CDS encoding DUF4325 domain-containing protein; amino-acid sequence: MTIKEKILAIAKQKGKVTVADLAQHFSASRQYLNRLIKGLVTDGKLIKFGVTRYAFYVLPAQAKAHQEVFSAQYLKTFKNKDLEEHKVFAQIERAFPKLKKLPDNINSIFTYAFSEMLNNAIEHSKSARIGVEVSLSGKMLTFIIQDSGIGVFRNVMRERKLRSEFEAMQDILKGKTTTMPKSHSGEGIFFTSKAGDLFTLDSFGYQMIVDNNLPDVFVKTVKKLKRGTRVTFQISLKSKQHLDAVFKQYTNLAGGSDYGFDKTEIRVKLYALGGVHISRSQARRVLAGLEKFKIIVFDFAKVPTVGQAFADEVFRVFHRKYPRIKLEVEHMAEGVRFMVERAQHEAEVSR